TGCTTACTGTGGAGCCGCCGGAATTGAGAAGCAACAAATTTCAAGTCATCGGCCATTAGAGCGAAGGCTTCAACTTCTGTAATGGTTCGAACTGTTCTAGTTGAGATAGGCAGATTAGATGAGGAATGGGGATCTAAAGCCCATGTGAGAAGTTCCTCTCCACAAAAGTCACCAGCCTTGAGGTATTCAGAGTTGAAGAAGCCGGTTCTTCCACCATTGGTGGTCATGGTCAATAGCTTGCCCCGCATAACAAAGAGCATTTCATCAACCGGGTCACCCTCACGAACAACATAGCTCTCCTCTGTGTATAATGCTGGCTTAAGACGGTCACACATAGCATCTAGTAATTGTTCATCCATTTTTTCAAACATTGGCACCTGACAATCACATCCCAAACAAGAGAGGAAATCAAACATCTAGTAGTTAACCAAGGATGCATCGAAATTTCAACTTGCAAAGTAACTTCTGGCAGCCTTTCTTCTTTGTGGGTCATGGAGTATTCATGCACAATAAAATGAGCAAGCATTAAGAGCTTAAACCTCTTCATATAACactcatggaaaaaaaaacaaaaaaaaaaactatagaaaaaTGAACCTTTCTCCAAAATGGGTGGTTTAAAGGATTCTTATGACATGACTACTCAAGTCATCTCCAATAAAAAATGCACTAAATAGTTCTCAAGTGATAAATGCAGGTCAACTAGTCATATCAATAAATTGCTACCCAAAGATGTAATTTGAAAGAACATTTGCAGGTAGATAGGAACATTTGAAACCACAAGGAGATTAAGCCAACATTTGCAGGTAGTAGCGAGGGAAATATCAGTTAAATCACCATCAATACGTGCGACACCAGTGGAAATTACAAAAAGAGGAATAACTCACTCTCATGAGCAAAGCCAAGCAGAGGTGACGCTTAATGTCTCTTCTAAGGTCCTTGGGAAGATTATGGACAAGAGTCTCTTCATCAACACCTCTAGTTTCTTGCCATCTATATTGCTCATACCGCCTAATCCGCTCCTTTATATTATCTGGAAGCAAGCGATGGGACATCCACTGCTCTGCATCTCGTCTTCTGATTCTCATTTCCTCCAATCTTGTAGTTGTGGATTGCAAATATGTCTGATTGAGAATAACTTCAgttcatcaaaacacaaaagatATGGGCATCGCGAAAATGAATGTCTCTCAACTATTTCATTAACAAATATCTCATGCTTGATCTGTAAACTAAACTATTTATAAACTTTCAGGAACCCATGTTCCTTGGATAGTCCAAAAATCAAGATGGTAACCCTTTGACAATGGTTAAGCAAACCAAGGAGCATGTCATTGGTGGTGATGATGAATAAGAATCCTACTTACTATTCTCAAAGCAGCATCACAGAtgcttaatcttttttttcaaagaaagaaaaataagaaaaacaaagatgacagaaaagtaaaaagaaataaatcctCGCGCCTTAATATTGTACATATTGTTAATGAGAGATTCCACTAAAGATTAAGCTACCCTACCAATACCACCAGATGCAAACTATAAGAAAGGTCCTTTTAATTACTGATCAAAGAATGCTTGATCAGGTGTTTGTGGGACTCAATTTTGGGACCATGGCGTGAAAGCATAAGATGCAtgctcccaaaaaaaaaatttaataaactccTGCTTGAAATCAGAAAAAGagctataaaataaagataataataccAACCTGCATATTTCCGATGAGAAATGAAAATAGCACCAAGCCGGAGATAGAAATGAAAACTGCAAAGCAGATTTCCCAAACATAGGTACTTGTTTGAAGATTTTGACCAAGAGAACTGCAAAAGACACACATGAGATATCAAAGAACCTTTTCAGTACCAATAGTTCATTACAGGACATGAATGCAGAGAGCATAAAAATATCCAAGGAGTTGgaccgcaaaaaaaaaaaaaaaagaaatggactGACGAAGAGGACATAAAATCAAGATTCAAAGAGACAATCAAAACATCATTGGTGCGTGCGTGCATGCACTGTGGGGGGAGGGGAGACACATAACCAAGATTCATAAGCCCAAAATAACAAAATGGTGATCATAACTATTATATAGCAGAGACCTTTGCAGAACATAAACCACAATATTTTTACAAGGATGTTTACAAACTTGTAGGTTTCAGTACAACCACCTCATGAAAAAAGGACAGGACTGCTCTCACATACTCTCTCTAAAGAGTTCAGATAGAACATAATTGGGTAGTGGTCTTTTACCAAATGAGGTTCCGAACACTAATCACTTCATAATTTAGTGTTCAGCCTTTCCACCTTGATAGATGATGCATAAACCTGgtaatgagaaaataatttaaatgacgGTTACCTCAGATTTTGCAGGCCCCACCAAAAACAGTAAAAGAACTTCTGTGGAAAATCCATGGACGACAAAACAACACCAGACTGAAGGGCATCAAGGAATATTCCAAAATTGAAGATCGTTTCGTTTGGTGTTTGTATCGGGCAATGATCATCCAGAAATGTGACGTCTCCAACAACACCACTATCACAAAACAAAAGTTCACGATTGCATCCAGAATTTTTCCCACAAGCTTTTCTCCAACAATTTGTTTCTCGTTCTATTGAGAACAAATACCAAAAGGCTCCAAGTACCTAAAATTTGAGCTAAACGAATTAGTAGTCTGAAAGTTATGCTTCAAGCCAGAAGATGCACTTCCAATCACAATCAAATTCTGACtccgaaaaaagaaaaaagagaagagaagagagagagagagagagagagagagagagctctgGCATAATACAGCATGCTTAATCTAATCAGGTTTTAACCAGAAATGAATTCATGAAAGACAATTACAGAACTTTCAAATTATGGAAAGTTGCAACCCTTTCCATAATCTTCTTCAGTTATCAATAGACCCAACATATCATTACGTGTTCAATAGAATGAGTCAAGCACCAAATccactttaaatatatatatatatatatatatatatatatgagcacATGTCAAGAGcatacaaaacattaaaatgcaTGGAGTGACATGACACGATAAAGGACAAACTAATAAAACATCTGAGTAAGCAAATAGAAAAATGGtagaatttattgaaataattgtaCAACAAAAGATGAATATCATTATATATACCAGTAGACATAATTGATCAACTTTTTGATGCCACCTCAGCTTAAATGCATTCCCTTAAAACTTTTATTGACATAATAGTGTTAAGGTAACGGGTGTTTATTAGGCTAGGTCATCCTTAGTTGATCCCAACATAAACTATCCTATAGATAGCTTATTCAACATATTTATACACATGAATGGCACATGCAGTAGATTTCTCATctattttactataaattaaacacAGATCAAGTAAGTCAAACTTACATGACTCGCAAGCATGTACAGAAACAGATTAAATGCAGCTCCAGCCCATGCAGTTTCAGTAAGGATGCCAGAAGTTGTAACTTCCTTATATAATGGATAGATTCGCACAAACCTTGGAACATACTGGAAGATAACAACAAATTTTAACAAGTTCTTTGTATTCAAATAACTTGAGCCACCCATTTTCGgaatgataattaaaatcaCCACCTGGAAATTGAGCAGTGAGTTAGAAGCCCACAGGTCATATCAAactctataaataaatatgccaACTAAGCCAAGATTTTGAACAGTAAAAGTTTCCCAGGAGcagaaaaattgaaaactatGGTTCTTCAAGCAACTTGCTTTGATAAAATGCCAAATTTTAGTATTAGATACCAGAAGCATTTAGTTTTGGAAGATAAACCTATCCTCCCAGTTTCTGCCACATGGATAGCATATGTATATTCCCCATGGTACAAGGAGCATCTGATTGATTAAAAGGATAGTGATGCGGGACAATAGCCTGGTGTCCCCGCCAGATAGGGCAAAGGAAAAGTGAGAAAAACTTTGATGGTGGATGGAGAATTTCCATCGATAAACCTATGGATATCTCACATAACAATCTCAAGTGACCCCAATTCACAGTTCAAGGTCCATTAATGAGGGTTATATACAGGCACAAAGTTCTTCCATGTTCACCTTAGGAAAACAGGTATAAGTATCCATCACAAGTATAGAGGCCAAATGAAATATAGTCCTCTTTGTAAATACTGTGTCTGATAAACATGTCACAAACAGTATATAGGCAGGGAGAAGTTCCTTTACCTGTGGGAGTGGAAGGACTGCAAGAATGTCAATTAAGAAATATGATGATAGATATCTCTTAGCTATTGCCCAAGTATCCTCGACCAAAACACCTCTTCCAAATACCCGAGAAGAAGGAGCAATGAATCCAGTGCGGAATTCGAAGATAATATGTAGTATATAAAAGATGTCTGTAAAAGAGCGCAAAACACTTGCTGTAATCTCCATCGTATTGTCCAAAGAAAGACATTTCTTCTTATCATCAATCACAGGGacatagaaaaataaaggatCCAGTGAAACAGCAATCACGCATGATAATACGAATATCTTGTTCCACCTTTGAAGGAAAGGCCCCTGTGGGTCAAGAATTTTCTGCCTGGACGCAAACTCACTGTTGAATGAATgtgattttaatgattttgtaaTCCTTCTAAAGCTTGCAGAACCTGATTCCAATCCTCTTTGAACCTTCTCCGAAACTGAGCTTATTGTTGTTCTAATTTTTCCTGGATACATCCCATTACTTGCAGAATACTGACCTTCAGTAGTTTTCTCTGATTTCCAATCTTGAAACCTGAACAACACATTATCAACATAATGGTTTACCCTCACTCTAAACCATCCACTTAAATTGAACATCCAATATGCAACAAGCAATCACAGAAGCATGAAATGCAACACCGAAATTATATAACATCTCAAGACCACACCTGGATGTAAGTTATTAGATGCAAAAAAACAATAGCAATGATGATGGATggggagaagagaaaggaaactGATAGTGACGTTGGCAGTTAAAAGTTGCTAATAACAAATTACAGAATAATGATTCATTCTTGTTAAACAATTCATAATAAGTGGAGATTCCAAAGTTGGTTCCAATATAACAACAAAACTTGGCAACGTAGTGACCATTAATGCTACAAAGGCATCCATGATGGAACAGTAATGCAAAACTTCACTTGTAAAAGCAAGCAATCAGCACTCTCATTCTCTCCGCGTCCATGTGAAGCAGCAGTACAGATGATGCATCAATTATCATTTGCTTGCATGTCTAAGAAATGTAATTCTGAAATGTTACAATTGTTCCTTAAATTCCAGCATAAAAATGCCatcaaaagtaaataaaatacttaagtTAACAAATATCTGCAATGTGGAAATGAACTAACCTCACAAACTTCTCTTGTGGTTGATTCATGACTCTGGCTTTATTTAAGTGGCagtccacaataaaaaaaaatcaacctttaatcaaaaaattaaatccaagaAACTTCTTCATATACTGCGCACTAATCTACTAAAATGCCAACCcctgcaagaaaaaaagaaagtaaaagcaaaaaaaaattaaaaaaaaaaaaaaaaaaaccttgtattAATGCATTCCTGTTCAACCCTACTCCAGCAAATGCAACCCTTTGCAGTTCATGAACATATGGAATCATAATTTATAGAAACAATATCCCTAATAGTTAAAACTCACTGTTAAAACACAAAATGGATTATAAAACATTGAATAAAACAAACTCAGAAACCCTATCTTCAGAGACTTGTTGAAAATTTTATAGACTCAAGGAAATGGTACGGTTAATcgaagactttttttttagaattacaTAAAAGTGACACCTGGAGAGATTTTCCAAAGGACACACCCAATTGCAATTGACACTAAAATCCTTACAAAAATAATACCTTGACAACCAATAGACAGGCACACaacaaatatatacaataaatgacctttttttttgtgaaagttAAGTTTCAGGGAAAAAGATTTTCCAAAATTAAACAGAAAACCAAAATCAGGACAACTTTAAAGTACTTGttgcaaaattcaaaaacaaaaaaaaaaaaaaggaagaagataagCAGAACTAAAATACCCCATAAGAGAATAAACTGAAACTCAACTAACAGAAGCAAAATTAAACTACATGTAAGAGAAAGACaagatttttaaggaaaaagggAGGGTTTTTAAGAGAGGAAAAGGTAGAATGGTACCTCTAAAGAGGAAGAAATCCAAGTGATTGTTGTAAAACAAAAGATTGGTTTTGTTTCTTAGTATCAAAGGAAGATAAATAGACTTACTTTTTCTTAAATCATTCATGTGATtgaagaaggaaggaaggaaattTCCTGGAAAATGTGTAAAGGTCCCTTCTTTGAGCGTTTCCTCTCCCTTACTGGTATGGTTTAGCTTAGTTTAGAGTATGGTGAGAGAAAGGGAGAGAAGTGAAATCCCAAAGAGAGTTGCTGTCAAAGGGGGTGACTGGCTGAGGCAAGAACCAAGAAGTCAAGTTAGTGCTAATGGGTCGCGCTTTCCTTCGATAACTGCAATGTTTCGAAATGGCCAGACTGCACTCATTGAACGACGATTGATCTAATgatataataacttaaattaggcttttaagttttttattgctGAACTaacaaaaagaggaaaaaaaaaaaaagaatttgaatgTTAAGATGTTGAACTTCAAATTTGCTCACAAAGTCGTCTCTAGTCTCAAGAGATTTGTGTTTTacatatgaaaggaaaaaaaaatctcaaagagATATGTATAGTGATAAAGaggtttctttccttttttaaaaatttttaaatgaatttgagaatatttatttcataaatatgTGAGATAGATGTGataaatgcatctttgaaatttcttaaaaaataattaaattttagcttGGTCTAAAACATTTCTTATTCtttgaaaacaatttatttaaaagaatgggtattttaaaaaaatcagtaattttaatatgaataaaCAAGAGtgctttgaatttcattttatgTTGTCTAGCAATTCCTTTCTTTATTACAATTACATAAGcaattagttttaatatttttcaataaaaaataatttgagaagtattttaaaaactaagttGTGatccaaaaacaaacactcaaaACAAtgtgattaaattattttataagatgATAAAGGAttgaagtttatttatttatttatttattttccttgattTAAGAGGAGGcataacttcttcttttttaaatatttttttgtacaatttCCATCGACTTCTTCTTCATATTCTACCCAGTCAAAACGATGAATCGAGAAAGAATAGGATTTTCACTGTTAAAATTGACTCAAAACTCCATcagattaaattttaataaatctcaCCCCAAGAAGCAATTGAATGGTCAACTGCAGATCAAGAACTTtaggtagaagaagaagaagaagagggattCTGTATTCATAGCTGAGCTGACGTCATAAATATAATTGCTAGGAAAGAGCCACCAACtgtactggttttttttttttttttaatcttttgtacaAAAGTCAAAGCTACTGGTGGAGATTTGATTtcttataacataaaatatgtTGAGAAACAATAATAACCTTTGACTTTTGCGTCAATGTCTGCCCCCTTGAATATCTAGTATCAAGGTAACGTTtactgcttcttcttctttatttttttttttaaaacatttttaatatcaacttattaaaacagttaaaaaaataaaaatattttaaaaaaataaataaaatatattattctaatatatttttaataaaaaaaactctttgaaAACTAATCTCTACTACTATTCTTAATATTTCCCGAGTATTTTATACTCCATAAAAATGGATGTAAagctttaattatatttaacatTGTAAtccaatccaaaaaatatttttaagttaaaaatatttaaaaaaataattattacatttcctaacaatcttttatatttatttctattgtGGTTGTTtcttagtcatttttttttaattctctttttgTTCAGTTGATAGTTCGAACTTAATTATCTAATGCAATGCCCTAAATCACATAGTTTAGAAAATTGACCATTGCATCTAATTACATGTGCTAGAGATTTCTTACAAATTGAACTATAAGTTCTGGATTTCACAAAAGTTAGGGGCAATGTTAGTGGTGTAACAAGAAGATCTTCTAAATTGGACCAACTAAAGTGTTCacattttgtaaaaaaaaaaaatatttaaagtaagATTTAAGGGGTTAACTTGtgtaattaaatttgttttattagatCATGACTGAGAGATTTTGAACTAAAACTATCTGTTGCCCTTTATAGTATTGCCCCAAATTATtagggaaaaaatcaaaattaatagcTGTAAATGCAATAATAAGTGGTAGATTGTACCTTACAAGATTGAAAACCATAGCATAGCAATTAACAGAGTTTCAGTGCCAAACCGAAAGCAATGTGCCCAGTTGACCAACGCCTATGCATTAGACCAGGAAATGGGCAtagcatgtgaaaaaaaaaaaaattaaaaaaatactgtgTGTGTTAACACAGCTAATAGCATGGTTGGTCCCGTTAAAAATATCAAGCACAGTTTATtgtgttaaaaatatcaaaattttattaacatggCGAACCACGCTATTGACCGCTGATGAATCGACATTTATCATCTTTTTGTACTTGTACAACTATATTTCAGAAGTATGATATAATCTATTGACTTAACCAAGCTTTCAGTCCAAATATATagcctcattttatttttgggtttggtTAAGCATTGAATCTAGATATATATGAATTTGATAAGCTACTAAACTTTTTATCTTTACACTTAGTCAAATATTAAGCCAAGATATTTATAAGTTTGACGAGTTATTAAGTCAATCATCTTCTAACATCTATGAATTtaacatttatgttttttttgaattatagaaGAACTCTCTTATAACTctagaaaaaatttaagttcCTTGATATATTCTTGAGTTGGAgatattttatcttgataagtcagaaatatttttattatgataagtcaaatatgttttttacagTATATTTTATTCCATTAAGttagagatattttttattttgataaaataatggtATTTTATCTTAAcaagtaagattttttttttttatcttgacaaGACAATGGAATTTTATACTAATATGTAAGAGACTTTTTATCTTTAcaagataaaaatactttacTAATACGCTAGGACatgcactatatatatatatatatatataacctccaGCCAAATTTAACGGTTCTCAGCTTGGCCTCCAAGTCCATAAAATAGAAATTTGCTAGGAGTTTCTATTTCGGTGACGTACGGCTTGCTTGTACTGGTTTGGTTGGCTTCAGGACCATCAAGTCTTGCCTTATTAATTTGTCTGTCTCGAGAACAACATGTTTTCTGCTATTTGGAATAATTGGGCAATTTGATTACGAGTTTATGAATAATTGGGGCTATTTGGAATCATATCTGTTTTCTGCTtctatttcttgtttttgttttcatttttcaagtatcttttcttgtttttaaaaatctgataacttgttttttttattagttttttatttagctttttctattaaaaaaaacatttaaatgtttaaaagtataatagtaattcttttttaaagtatattttacttagaaatgaattaaaataatttttttaaaaaaattatttttaatttcagcacatcaaaataatctaggaatactataaaaataataattttaaaaaaataaaaactttttattttttcaaaaatatttttaatatacaaaaataaacaaaccctTAATTAGATAATGACCGAGCTCATGAACTCAAGATGCTCCTGACCTCTGACCTCAAGACACTATGAACCTAAACTTAACCCAACATCTTACAGCCTTGTATGTGGTCTTTGCCGGTCCTTGAAGTTCTAAACAGTGACGAAGACAAGAGGCCAGGGGGCTGGgaaataaaacttgatattATTCTCCCCATAAAaccaggaaaaaataaatttagagctaaaaaatagtgaaatttaGATTTTGACCTCCTAGAAAAATTACCCTAGTTTAGGCTccctaaaaataattactgGCTCTAAACTCAACTTTTGAACCCAGTTCTGTTTGCCTCTCTATTCTAGCTCGAACCACAAAATATTCAGACCTAATTCCCAGACACCTCAGATTCGATCACAACCTTAATCCTGTGTGATCTAGATTTAGTCAATTAGTCCTAACCCTATGCCATGTCTTAAGAcctaagagcgtgtttggcagtgtggtagcggttgcttttcaaatagcttttcgtgccaaaatacatgcaaatgatgttttttcatttttaaaaaattatttttgacatcagcacatcaaaacgatccaaaaagtacaaccgtcactcaattttagcaaaaaaaaaaaaattttaaattttccaaaACACAGTTGGCAACGCAGAGACAAACACTTCCATGCCAAATCATATCCAAGCCCTAACACCAAGCACCCTTGCACCGAGATtgtaattatagtttaaaatgttttttatgtaaaaatatattaaaataatatttttatttttaaaatcaacacatcaaaacaatttaaaaatataaaaaaataatatttagcaaaaaaaaattgagagaacGCGGTTGAAACCGCGTTCTCAAACGGAGCTAACAAGTCTGGTGCCTTAGACCACAACACTAGTCTCGTTACGTTccctgaaattttattttatttataaaatcaatatttttttagtatttttaaattgttttgatgtgctgatatcaaaaataatttttttaaaataataaaaatattattttgatgcatttctgaatgaaaaaatacttgaaaaaacaaacccTTGAAATCAAAGACCCACATTCCTTGACATTGGAACTATTTAACTTTCAAAATATATGGTAGTAGTGTAAAAGCTCTAAACttgaaagcttttttttttttttttttatcaaaacatgtaattaattttagttttcaaagaaacaaaaaaaaaaacaatttttgtttttgtattttttttctttaaatttgaaaataaaaaatgatcctaagtaattccttaatcatTTGTTTGGTAGGGTTGAGTTGGAGATTTGAGGAGCAATCTCTTAAATCTAAGGGTAGTTTGCATTGGTTGTACAGTCCCTTTTgcaacaattttctttttctttttcagatgAACTTTGCAAAAATTATCGAGTAagagtgattattttttgtttgatttttattaaaagaaataattaaattaatttttttaaaaaaaaaccaaaactagtttcggttcggtttggttcaggttttttagaacaaaaaccggttcaaactggtttggcttggtttttttcagttttagcttggttttttccAGTTTTAGCTCGATTTTTTCCGGTTTGTTTGGTTttgactcgttttttttttttttttttttttttttttgtttgggtttggtttatttttttcggttttagatttataaaatcaaaaccaaaaccgaaccgaaccggtcagttttttcaaaattttaatcaatttaattaattttttttcatggtttgattttttcaattatttttttttttaattttcttggtttaattgatttttttactcaacTCTACTAACAAGGGACAAAGCAAGTAGGCATGCATGAAAGGCCAGGCTAGTCTCAAGACTTGGCCcagcaaaagaaattaaatgaaggAGGCCTAACCCTCAAACCCTAAGGCCGAATATATGACAGATTAATCTTAAATTCTGCATTAATTCAAAGCTCATAATGTtcaccaagaaaaaaaccatgaaagtaACCAGCAATCAGCTTGCCCAGAATGAATGCTTGAAAAGGGCATGTTCATGGCGGATTGCACTGAGCTGTCAGCAAAACCAGAACAATCATGGGAACATGAATTAAATCCATCCATCACAGCACGTAACTTCAAATCGAGTTAGAAGCCAAGTG
The sequence above is drawn from the Populus alba chromosome 15, ASM523922v2, whole genome shotgun sequence genome and encodes:
- the LOC118057184 gene encoding cyclic nucleotide-gated ion channel 1 — encoded protein: MNQPQEKFVRFQDWKSEKTTEGQYSASNGMYPGKIRTTISSVSEKVQRGLESGSASFRRITKSLKSHSFNSEFASRQKILDPQGPFLQRWNKIFVLSCVIAVSLDPLFFYVPVIDDKKKCLSLDNTMEITASVLRSFTDIFYILHIIFEFRTGFIAPSSRVFGRGVLVEDTWAIAKRYLSSYFLIDILAVLPLPQVVILIIIPKMGGSSYLNTKNLLKFVVIFQYVPRFVRIYPLYKEVTTSGILTETAWAGAAFNLFLYMLASHVLGAFWYLFSIERETNCWRKACGKNSGCNRELLFCDSGVVGDVTFLDDHCPIQTPNETIFNFGIFLDALQSGVVLSSMDFPQKFFYCFWWGLQNLSSLGQNLQTSTYVWEICFAVFISISGLVLFSFLIGNMQTYLQSTTTRLEEMRIRRRDAEQWMSHRLLPDNIKERIRRYEQYRWQETRGVDEETLVHNLPKDLRRDIKRHLCLALLMRVPMFEKMDEQLLDAMCDRLKPALYTEESYVVREGDPVDEMLFVMRGKLLTMTTNGGRTGFFNSEYLKAGDFCGEELLTWALDPHSSSNLPISTRTVRTITEVEAFALMADDLKFVASQFRRLHSKQLRHTFRFYSQQWRTWAACFIQAAWRRYSKKKLEESLQQEENRLQDALAKASASSPSLGATIYASRFAANALRALRRGGNRKSRVPDRVPPMLLQKPAEPDFTAEE